The Candidatus Poribacteria bacterium DNA window ATTCTTCCCGCCGGGAGTGAGTTCCATCAACTTGAATCGAATCGACGCATCCTGCTTTCGACCATCGATCTGGAAAGGTTCAATCGCCCAATCGCTCCATTGACCGACCGCTGTCTCGGCGATTCGTGTATCCCCATCCTTCCCCCGGCAGATCTGTAGGCGATCATATCCCCTCCCAAGAGTGTCAACCGCAAGAAGGTGAAAGGTGTTGACATCGCCGCCGAGACGGGCATGAATTTCGATTTCGGATTCAAGCGGAGGTGATTGGCTCGGCGGAAGATTTCCCCAATCAGCTGCGGGACGTAAGGCTGGAATCGGTTGAACGCTGCGTTGTGTCCGACGAACAGCTGTTCCATCATGGTCCATCTCGACGGTAGCGACCTGATCGCTCGTCGTATACGCCTGACAGGATGCCACCTCATAGTCGGTGCTAGCGTGTCCGGGGTGACCAAAGCCATCCACAACAAAACCGGATTTGATGCCCGATGGATGAGCTGCTGGGTAGTGCACAGCAACGCTTGTTTTGCCAGCCCGCTCTAGGGTATTCCAGATCCGCTCCGCATTCGGAGCGCGTCCGTCGAAGCTGTTAATCCGTTCACCGGGGGCAACCTCCACACGCCAACGACTCACGCCGTGTGTGCCGGTGTGAGCGCCCGTAGAAAGGGTCGCCCAATTCGTCGGTGTCCAGACCGGAAAGGACGGAAAGGTCTGGTTCACAGTGCCACCTTTGAGCATCCTTTCAAAGTTCGGCAAACATCCTTCAGCAACAAATTTTTTCATCATTGGAACGATAAAGCCATCCATCCCGTAGGCATAGATTTTTTTAGACATAAACACCTCCTCTATAGAATCCTTGCATCATCATAAAACTTCACCCTTGATTAACCTAAGTCACCACCTTAATAAAAAAAGCGAATAATGTTAGAACTTACGCACTTCTGTAGGGAACAACGATCGTTGTTCCTTACGGGCTTGTCGATGGAGCCTCTGCTGTAGTTGCCCGATTTATCGGGCATTGGGGGGATGTGGTGCGGCGATAAATCGCCGAACTATAGGATCTTGAGCGTTCAACTGCGTAAGCCCTGTAAAGTAAAGTACAAAGCGTGAAGAGAAACCGAGTTTTTGAGAAAAACTCGGTTTCTTATTCTTCCGTTTTCTTTTTTTGCGTCTTAGCGTCCTTGCGTTTTGATTTATTTCAAAACAAATTGACTATCGACCGGTTCTTCACTTGCAGCTACGCAGGAACACCGACCGAAGCGTGAATCTGAACAAACTTCCACGTCCCACCCTCTTTTTCGAGGACACCTGTCAACCGCACTGCCAATTCTTCGGGGTTACCCAACCACTTGAGTCTCCATATCTGGCGCGTGTAAAACCACGCCAGAGTCTCCCGCTCCTGAACGTCAAGATGTTCGTAATCAATCGCAATATCCGCCGCATTCGCGACAATATTCTGATAGTAATCTCTCGCGTTCTTGCCGCCCTCAATATGCTCATCCGGCTCCGTACCAATCTTCACATAGTGGTCAGCCAAAGACATCATCTTGATGAGCCGCTCTGTGTCTCCTGTAATGAGTGCACCAAAGTACGCTTTAACTGTTTGGCAGGCATCCATGACTGTTTTTTTAACCCTTGATTAGATTGTTAGAACAACCTCGATTTCGTTTTTCCCTACCTGTAGATTAACCCGTACAAATAACAACCGATCACCTAACCACGTCACTTCCTGTGCGTTTGAGGTTGCCAACGTGAGGCCATCGTGATTCCCCCAGACGGCTAACCCATACGGCATCGCTTTTGTGGATTCCAAGGTAAACTGCATCCGCAACTGACTGCGCGAGCGAGAGGGGCGGAACTGCTCAATTTGTGGTAGATTTACTTCGGCACCGTTGGGCGAATTAACTGGCGGAGAGATGTAGTTCGTTACCCGAATCGGTTCTATCTTGCCTTCTTCAAAAACCAACTGACATTCAGTATCATAATAGGAGAAAAACAATTTGTCCGAACCGGTTGATGCTTCATCCTCGCCTTCTGAGTTGGGATCCGTGACCAGAAAAGTTGGCTGCGTCTGATCGCCGTTCTCTCGGCATGCGCTGACAACATCGGGAAGCGACATAATCTGTGTCTCCGGTGCCTCGCACACGTACGCCAGATATGCATCTAGCTGACCGAGCTGTTCCTCCGTCAAAGATGCAACCTCCACAGGGTCAATCCGCTGGATATAAGCCAACCAACGATTCCACGTTGCGTTTGCCGCATAACAATCGAATTCCTGCTGCGCTACGCCGTTTAATATCTGGGTCTGAGAGTCGGTGTCCGCTGTTTCTTTAGACGCAAGAGGTGTCTGGGTGGGAAGGAGAGAGGCGTGCGGAAGGCCGACAACGCCGCTTGTGGACGCGCCACAGAAATTGTGCCGATCTACCGATGGAAAGAAGCAACCAAACGGACAACCCTCATCCTCTTTATCGTCCCAACCATACCCCCACAATCCAGCGAAACCGATCTGTTCTAAGGCGTAAAGCAGCACATGATTTTTCTGTTCCGCTCCTGCGACAACAGGATTCGCCCATCCGATCGCCTTTTGGACTCGATCTCTTTCCGACGAGATATAATCCGGCAGCTTTTCGCGCATCGTCACGATATGCTCCGCGGATCGGCTCAAGTCGTCGGAATCCGTTCCCGATCCCGAAATCGATGAAATATTGACCATCAGCATTACTTCATCGCCGTGGGATGTGTGCCATTCGGTTAGATCCGCAGCGAAGGATCGTGCAGAAGTCGCCCCAACACCCCATGTAATGGGGATGCCATGTTTATGGGCAAGTTCCGCGAGTCGGCGCATCCCCCGCCTCAACGCGCTTCGATCTCCAGTGATTGCAGTACTAACAAGCGAATAAGTCAACATAACAAACCAAATATTATCTTTTTAACGCCTTGGTCCCTCAAGGAAAACTGTAACTCCCATCTCGGCATATTTCTCGCGCGTGTCCGGCGTACCATTCCTGTAGCAGACCGCTACCTCGGTATCAGCGAGTTGATCGCACACATGACGCACACAATCGTCAACGGTTTTCAATGAATGGTGCGGATAACTCTCTATGCTGAAGGTGAGATCTGCGGGACCAAAGGAGAGGCAATCCACGCCCGGCTTGGCAAGTTTTCGTGCATTGGTCGCTGCGGAAACCGATTCTACCTGCATCCACAGGACACCGTATTGATTCCACCAATTCGCGTATTCCAAGCGATCACTCCGCTCGGCTATCCCTTTTCGGCTTCCGCCACCCGCGCTACGGATACCGATTTGAGGGTAATAGAACCACGTAACCGCTTCCTCCACCGTCGATTCCAACTCCACTTGGGGCACCTCGACCCCGGACGGTCCCAAATCGAGGTAATTACCAATGAGGTAAGCGTTACGGGTATGCTTAATCCGAAAATGGACCGGTATATCAAGTGAACCCGCAATATTGCAGTATTCCACCAATTGCGGCTCATTGTACGCCGAATGTTGACTATCCGCCATGACAAAATCGTAACGGTCTTTATCAATGATCGCTTTCATCTCATCCCGATTCGCTGACACTGGCACACTGACACCGTAAATCAATTCACCATCACGAATACGCTGTTTCAAATTTTTCGCTGACATCTCATTTTCCCTTTAATGTTTGGTAAATTCAGGATTATATCAAACCTGTTATAATCTCGTATGTTGCTAGGGCGCGTTGACATTTGACAGGGCGTAGGTTGGGTTGAACGGTGAAAGCAAATCCCTATCAAATACAATACCGGCACTGTAGGTCGAGATTCATATCTCGACACCATAATGTTGCTGTGCATCCCGATTTTATCGGGACGGTGTTACGGCATACGGAGTATGCCTATACTTTAGTATCAACATCCGTCGCGTCCCTGTGAACTCACCGGCTGTCAGTGTGTAGAAGTAGAGGCCACTAGCGAGGGGCTCTCCGAGTTGGTTGCGTCCGTCCCAATACACCGCACGACTGCGACTCTGATACATACCCACCGCCTGATGCTCAACCGCCAAACGGCGAACTAATTGCCCATTTATATCATAAATTGTCAACGCAACGTCTGCTGACTCTGCCAACTGATACGGTATCCATGTCTCCGGGTTAAACGGATTCGGATAGTTTACCAACAAGGCAGTCTTTTCAGGAATCAGCGAGGCTAGCAGGTTTTCAAGATTTTCGATCCCCTGTTTGAAGGCGAGTGAACCGTCATCTTCCAACCGTGCCTGCGCGATCCACGCCTCTATCATCGCAGCATCTACGCTTTCTGCTCTAATTGCCGGCGCAGCGAGTGATTCGGCAATTCCCTGCGCCACACGAATGAGATCCAGAATACTAACAATACCATCGCGGTTCACATCCACCGCCGAACCGGCTGATACCCTTTTCCCTAACTGCTGTGCAACGAGGATCAGATCCAGAATGCTGACCACACCATCTCGGTTCACGTCTCCGGTGGCGAGTCGTCCTTCCACAACGATGCGAACTTGATGCGGTCCTGCAGGCAGACTGTTTGGGTGCATCAAACGAGATGTGATAGGGATATTCCGTTTCTATTTTCGTCCACCCATCATTCCGATCCCACTCATAGTGTCTTAGGTCAATATAGAAGATAGTCCCTTGCGGGTCGATGGGTTGTGG harbors:
- a CDS encoding nuclear transport factor 2 family protein, whose translation is MDACQTVKAYFGALITGDTERLIKMMSLADHYVKIGTEPDEHIEGGKNARDYYQNIVANAADIAIDYEHLDVQERETLAWFYTRQIWRLKWLGNPEELAVRLTGVLEKEGGTWKFVQIHASVGVPA